One genomic region from Eremothecium gossypii ATCC 10895 chromosome I, complete sequence encodes:
- the CAT2 gene encoding carnitine O-acetyltransferase CAT2 (Syntenic homolog of Saccharomyces cerevisiae YML042W (CAT2)), protein MIRCRQAQVILRRSMATRAFAFETGNGEQYVAREANQHYQQQRPGFKGVTFAQQGKLPSLPVPALGETLQRYLQSVEPLCGSQEELARQRELCAEFEAGAGQELHARLEAFARDKRNWMSEFWDNQSYLEYNDPIVPYVSYFYGHRPLAGPQRVLEQDHLVKATALVSAVVKFIEVLKDEALPAEQVRGAPFCMNSFNLMFNTSRLPGKGRDSNVFYSLYENDFITVAYRGQFYKVVTHEGGRPLGPGAIWQQLYDVVNKAAVGKGAGDHAGVGLLTTLPRDEWYVAHRHLEVNAVSRASLETIHRSSFLLALDTDQHPISLEDKAHNNWHGDGVNRFNDKALQFFVCGNGVSGFLAEHSKMDGTPTLFLNQYVMSELSRLDAADFINQIKTTAPGSNYQPKHLPFVVTPALQEMIRDAEGQFRDVIGEHDLRVWNYVKYGKKAIKAFGFSPDAYIQQIIQLAIYKYVGRQLPTYEAGSTRKFFKGRTEAGRGVSPASAKFVKTWQSPEASPSEKIAALRESAKNHSSLLKMAADGQGVDRHFFGMKNMLRDGEEHPALFRDPLFQHSCTWYVSTSQLSSEYFEGYGWSQVNENGFGLAYMINNDWLHINIVTKPKKSGYSVHELHYYLTEAANEMYELLSNETKVSSKL, encoded by the coding sequence ATGATACGTTGCAGACAAGCACAGGTGATCTTGAGGCGGAGCATGGCGACGAGGGCGTTTGCATTTGAGACTGGAAACGGCGAGCAGTACGTGGCTCGCGAGGCCAACCAGCActaccagcagcagcgcccCGGGTTCAAGGGCGTGACGTTTGCGCAGCAGGGGAAGTTGCCGTCACTGCCGGTGCCGGCACTGGGTGAGACGCTGCAGCGGTACCTCCAGAGTGTGGAGCCGTTGTGCGGTAGCcaggaggagctggcgcggcagcgcgaGCTGTGCGCCGAGTTTGAGGCGGGGGCGGGCCAGGAGCTACACGCGCGGCTGGAGGCGTTTGCGCGGGACAAGCGCAACTGGATGAGTGAGTTCTGGGACAACCAGTCGTACCTGGAGTACAACGACCCGATTGTACCGTACGTGTCATACTTCTACGGGCACCGGCCGCTGGCGGGCCCGCAGCGggtgctggagcaggaCCACCTGGTGAAGGCGACGGCGCTGGTGAGCGCGGTGGTGAAGTTCATCGAGGTGCTGAAGGACGAGGCGTTGCCGGCGGAGCAGGTGCGAGGCGCGCCCTTCTGCATGAACAGCTTCAACCTGATGTTCAACACGTCGCGGCTGCCGGGCAAGGGCCGCGACAGCAACGTGTTCTACTCTCTGTACGAGAACGACTTCATCACAGTGGCCTACCGCGGGCAGTTCTACAAGGTGGTGACGCACGAGGGCGGGCGGCCGCTAGGGCCGGGCGCGATTTGGCAGCAGCTGTACGACGTGGTGAACAAGGCGGCAGTGGGCAAGGGCGCCGGCGACCACGCTGGCGTGGGCCTGTTGACGACGCTACCTCGTGACGAGTGGTACGTGGCACACAGGCACTTGGAGGTGAACGCAGTGTCCAGGGCCTCGCTGGAGACGATCCACAGGTCGTCCTTCCTGCTTGCGCTAGACACGGACCAGCACCCTATTTCGCTCGAGGACAAGGCGCACAACAACTGGCACGGTGACGGCGTGAACCGCTTCAACGACAAGGCGCTGCAGTTCTTTGTGTGCGGCAACGGCGTGTCGGGGTTCCTCGCGGAGCACTCCAAGATGGACGGCACCCCTACTCTCTTCTTGAACCAGTATGTGATGTCCGAGCTCAGCCGCCTGGACGCTGCGGACTTTATCAACCAGATCAAGACCACCGCACCAGGGAGCAACTACCAGCCAAAGCACCTGCCTTTTGTGGTGACCCCTGCGCTGCAGGAGATGATCAGGGATGCGGAGGGACAGTTCCGCGACGTTATCGGCGAGCACGACCTACGCGTCTGGAACTATGTCAAGTACGGCAAGAAAGCTATTAAGGCCTTCGGCTTCTCGCCAGACGCATATATTCAACAGATCATCCAGCTAGCCATCTACAAGTATGTGGGCAGACAATTGCCAACCTACGAGGCTGGGTCGACCAGAAAGTTCTTCAAGGGTAGGACCGAAGCGGGCCGCGGCGTTTCTCCGGCCTCCGCCAAGTTTGTGAAGACTTGGCAGTCGCCGGAAGCATCTCCAAGTGAGAAGATTGCTGCTCTACGTGAGTCTGCTAAGAACCATTCGTCGCTGCTAAAGATGGCGGCGGACGGCCAGGGTGTTGACCGCCACTTCTTCGGTATGAAGAACATGTTGCGTGATGGCGAGGAGCATCCTGCACTCTTCCGCGACCCGCTGTTCCAGCACTCCTGCACGTGGTATGTGTCTACCAGTCAGCTATCTTCGGAGTACTTCGAGGGATACGGCTGGTCGCAGGTGAACGAAAATGGCTTTGGTCTGGCGTACATGATCAACAATGACTGGTTACACATCAACATTGTTACAAAGCCTAAGAAGTCGGGCTATAGTGTGCACGAGCTTCACTACTACTTGACCGAAGCAGCAAACGAGATGTACGAGTTGCTATCGAACGAGACCAAGGTTAGCTCGAAGTTGTAA